In Prescottella soli, a genomic segment contains:
- a CDS encoding TIGR03089 family protein: MPNLTTALLDPILATDPAGPRITYYDDATGERIELSAVTLANWAAKTANFLCDEFALMPDARVSVLLPAHWQTAAVLLGAWWAGLEVTLDADPDADAALVTVDRLDDVADAPEVAVLSLDAFGRPVPDLPIGVTDYATAVRVHGDQFRAVGAGSAALDGRAIDDVLASARAVAAEQNVTGADRVLSTRTWTTADQLIAGLVSVLAVGASLVQVSNSDDAALARRVDSEKVTARLGA; this comes from the coding sequence GTGCCCAACCTGACCACCGCGCTGCTCGATCCGATCCTCGCCACCGACCCGGCCGGCCCGCGAATCACGTACTACGACGACGCCACCGGTGAGCGCATCGAGCTGTCGGCGGTGACCCTGGCAAACTGGGCCGCGAAGACCGCGAACTTCCTGTGCGACGAGTTCGCGCTGATGCCCGACGCCCGGGTGTCGGTGCTGTTGCCCGCGCACTGGCAGACCGCCGCCGTCCTCCTCGGTGCATGGTGGGCGGGGCTCGAGGTGACGCTCGACGCCGACCCCGACGCGGACGCCGCACTCGTCACCGTCGACCGCCTCGACGACGTCGCCGACGCCCCCGAGGTCGCGGTGCTCTCACTCGACGCGTTCGGCCGCCCGGTTCCCGACCTGCCCATCGGGGTCACCGACTACGCGACGGCGGTGCGCGTGCACGGCGACCAGTTCCGCGCCGTGGGCGCCGGTTCCGCCGCGCTCGACGGGCGCGCGATCGACGACGTCCTCGCGTCGGCCCGCGCCGTCGCCGCCGAGCAGAACGTGACCGGCGCGGACCGGGTGCTCTCGACGCGCACGTGGACGACTGCCGACCAGTTGATCGCGGGACTCGTCTCGGTGCTCGCGGTCGGCGCCTCGCTGGTGCAGGTCTCCAACTCCGACGACGCCGCCCTCGCCCGCCGAGTCGACTCCGAGAAGGTCACCGCTCGACTCGGGGCATAG
- a CDS encoding response regulator transcription factor, with amino-acid sequence MIRVALVDDQQLVRAGFRMVIDSQPDLTVVLEASDGARGVEELSRTPADVVLMDVQMPNMDGIEATRRLTARDDSPKVVVLTTFENDEYVMSAISAGASGFLLKDVPPEQLLDAIRTVHRGDAVIEARSTRKLLQHVGPMLGNAVQPSLPEDLTPREVEVLEAMAHGLSNAEIAEKFVVSEATVKTHVGRVLSKTGSRDRVQAVLYAFQIGLVRPQDLLGSD; translated from the coding sequence ATGATTCGCGTGGCCCTTGTCGACGACCAGCAACTGGTGCGGGCCGGGTTCCGCATGGTGATCGACTCGCAGCCCGACCTCACCGTGGTGCTCGAGGCGTCGGACGGCGCCCGCGGCGTCGAGGAGTTGTCGCGCACGCCCGCCGACGTCGTGCTGATGGACGTCCAGATGCCGAACATGGACGGCATCGAGGCCACCCGCCGGCTCACTGCCCGAGACGATTCGCCGAAGGTGGTGGTCCTCACCACGTTCGAGAACGACGAGTACGTGATGTCGGCGATCAGCGCCGGCGCGAGCGGCTTCCTCCTCAAAGATGTCCCACCCGAGCAACTGCTCGACGCGATCCGCACCGTGCACCGCGGCGACGCGGTCATCGAAGCCCGCTCTACCCGCAAGCTGCTGCAGCACGTCGGGCCGATGCTGGGCAATGCGGTGCAGCCGTCACTTCCGGAGGACCTGACGCCCCGCGAGGTGGAGGTGCTCGAGGCGATGGCCCACGGGCTGTCGAACGCCGAGATCGCCGAGAAGTTCGTGGTCTCCGAGGCGACGGTGAAAACCCATGTGGGACGGGTTCTCTCGAAGACCGGCTCGCGCGATCGCGTGCAGGCCGTGCTGTACGCGTTCCAGATCGGGCTGGTACGGCCGCAGGACCTCCTCGGCTCCGACTGA
- a CDS encoding DUF559 domain-containing protein yields the protein MNPFGIHTFDELITAGIPRSTIGSRCRSGRYHRVLPRIYAVTEPTTLALCHAVTRWQPAAVLSHRTAAWLYGWTGEPDVVEATVPTRVRARTPKWLLLHRRNLDDAQVGESWSLPTVSAAQTVVDCAAVMSSHEFEPLVDDRLTSSVTRDELRALCDKHPGRWGNTTAVAQLRTAAVRFASEPERLLARALNRRRCPMAANEPVGPYVCDFVDARAKVVVEVDGREFHSAPDVFRSDRHRQNWLVQQGWLVLRYAASDVLTDPDAVAEEISAIVRRRRHNRRRST from the coding sequence GTGAACCCCTTCGGAATCCACACCTTCGACGAACTGATCACCGCCGGAATCCCGCGCAGCACCATCGGCAGCCGCTGCCGCAGCGGTCGATACCACCGGGTGCTGCCGAGGATCTATGCGGTGACAGAACCGACGACACTTGCCCTCTGCCACGCGGTGACCCGCTGGCAGCCGGCCGCCGTGCTGAGCCACCGGACGGCCGCGTGGCTGTATGGATGGACCGGCGAGCCGGACGTGGTCGAGGCTACGGTTCCGACCCGTGTTCGTGCGCGAACACCGAAGTGGCTTCTACTGCACCGTCGCAACCTCGACGACGCCCAGGTAGGGGAATCCTGGTCGCTGCCGACGGTGTCGGCCGCCCAGACCGTGGTGGACTGCGCCGCGGTCATGTCTTCCCACGAGTTCGAACCCCTCGTCGACGATCGACTAACCAGCTCCGTCACCCGCGACGAACTGCGCGCACTGTGCGACAAGCACCCCGGCCGATGGGGTAACACCACGGCTGTCGCGCAACTCCGCACCGCCGCGGTGCGGTTCGCGTCGGAACCGGAACGTCTGCTCGCGCGGGCGCTGAACCGGCGACGTTGTCCGATGGCGGCAAACGAACCCGTCGGCCCGTACGTGTGCGACTTCGTCGATGCCCGGGCCAAGGTCGTTGTCGAGGTGGACGGCCGCGAATTCCACAGCGCACCTGACGTGTTCCGCAGCGACAGGCATCGCCAGAACTGGCTGGTCCAGCAGGGCTGGCTGGTGCTGCGCTATGCGGCCTCCGACGTCCTCACCGATCCGGATGCGGTGGCAGAGGAGATTTCCGCGATCGTGCGACGTCGGCGGCACAACCGACGCCGATCGACCTGA
- a CDS encoding SGNH/GDSL hydrolase family protein, whose translation MMSQEPVFHRYVALGDSFTEGVGDPDPTRPNGLRGWADRVAEELAQRSADFGYANLAIRGRLLGPIVDEQLDAAIALEPDLVTIYAGGNDFMRPKIDIDALVARYDEAIGKLAATGATVLVWTAYDAGWATVFGKLRGRSAIYNELVREVADRHGARVVDFWRFDEYQDLRMWDWDRLHMSTPGHQNMAIRVLETLGVEHHIVMDSLGPDLLTDKASRRSADLKWTREFLIPWIGRRVRGTSSGDGVTAKRPALAPIR comes from the coding sequence ATGATGTCGCAGGAACCCGTATTCCACAGGTACGTCGCCCTGGGTGACTCGTTCACCGAGGGCGTCGGCGACCCCGACCCGACCCGCCCGAACGGCCTGCGTGGCTGGGCGGACCGGGTGGCAGAGGAACTCGCCCAGCGCAGCGCCGACTTCGGGTACGCCAACCTCGCCATCCGGGGCCGGCTGCTGGGGCCGATCGTCGACGAGCAGCTCGACGCGGCGATCGCGCTCGAGCCCGACCTGGTGACCATCTACGCCGGCGGCAACGACTTCATGCGTCCAAAGATCGACATCGACGCGCTGGTCGCGCGCTACGACGAGGCGATCGGCAAGCTCGCCGCCACCGGGGCCACCGTGCTGGTGTGGACGGCGTACGACGCCGGCTGGGCGACGGTGTTCGGCAAGCTCCGGGGACGTTCGGCGATCTACAACGAGCTGGTCCGCGAGGTCGCCGACCGGCACGGCGCGAGGGTCGTCGACTTCTGGCGGTTCGACGAGTACCAGGACCTGCGCATGTGGGACTGGGATCGGTTGCACATGTCGACCCCGGGTCACCAGAACATGGCGATCCGCGTTCTCGAGACCCTCGGCGTCGAGCATCACATCGTGATGGATTCGCTCGGCCCGGACCTGCTCACCGACAAGGCGTCGCGGCGCAGCGCGGACCTGAAGTGGACGAGGGAGTTCCTGATCCCGTGGATCGGACGTCGGGTGCGTGGCACGTCGTCGGGTGACGGCGTCACCGCCAAGCGGCCCGCCCTCGCCCCCATACGCTGA
- a CDS encoding FtsX-like permease family protein — translation MRGLAWAQMRAHAGRYLASVLAGVISVAFVVATLTLNSTLDAGVTNSLAGQYATTDVVVTGTVDPATVAAIPGVRAVAEDSSAGVKVRRDGEGSSYGSALSLSQDPGLRWQKLQDGRFPETLGEVAVGSGSGIPVGTDLTVTVLGRDTPTTETAKVVGTVDLSGTAQSMNGTTVFVTPAQLGQWESGATVREIRVAGDGTLSQEQLAQRVGSMLPADVTVETGVRQAELESQRFLGGSDVLASVLLAFGAIAVVVAGLVIANTFAVLLAARTQELALLRCVGATAAQVRRSVRVEAAGVGAVASVLGVGLGVAAAWLVAQIATAADVPIPLQDLSVTPVTVLVGLVVGIAMTMVAASAPGRAATRVAPLAALQPLESAPEALVVSRTRRIGGGLALAVGAGILGIGVASAQVMIACLGGLLTFVAIVILGQRIIPAVVSRVGALVARLGGPVGELAAGNAGRNPRRTAATATALLIGVTLTSTLVVGIAVTKASAPGAVDDQFPVDVSISTAGSAGLPADLADRVRGLDGVAAVAPLGAADLALPDGRTLTVTGVDVAAVRATLRTDIDLPGPRQLLVGPDERQAFGLADGDTVSLTGNSGRAELTVGSAEFGTPVLADAQILAALSSQVTQDQVWIRLDDGADSRAVQDEITSLAEQSAPGSDVGGSLVMRATLDSILDTLLLIVAGLLSVAVVIALIGVGNTMALSVLERRRESGLLRALGLTRSGLRSLLLWEALLIAGVASALGVALGLVFGITGSASVFGFDDVVLNALPWATLAAIVVGGGAAGMIAALLPARRAAGTAPVAALA, via the coding sequence ATGCGCGGGCTGGCCTGGGCACAGATGCGCGCCCACGCGGGGCGGTATCTCGCGTCGGTGCTCGCCGGCGTGATCTCGGTCGCGTTCGTCGTGGCGACGCTGACGTTGAACTCGACGCTGGACGCGGGTGTGACGAATTCGCTTGCCGGACAGTACGCGACGACGGACGTGGTCGTCACCGGCACCGTCGACCCGGCGACGGTCGCGGCGATCCCGGGCGTGCGGGCGGTCGCCGAGGACAGCTCGGCCGGTGTGAAGGTGCGGCGCGACGGGGAGGGCTCGTCGTACGGGTCGGCGCTGTCGCTGTCGCAGGATCCCGGGCTGCGTTGGCAGAAGTTGCAGGACGGCCGGTTCCCGGAGACGCTGGGCGAGGTCGCGGTCGGGTCGGGGTCGGGTATCCCGGTCGGGACCGACCTGACGGTGACGGTGCTGGGGCGTGACACGCCGACGACGGAGACCGCGAAGGTGGTCGGCACCGTCGATCTCTCGGGCACGGCGCAGAGCATGAACGGCACGACCGTCTTCGTGACGCCGGCGCAGCTGGGGCAGTGGGAGTCGGGCGCGACGGTGCGGGAGATCCGCGTCGCCGGTGACGGCACCCTGTCGCAGGAGCAGCTGGCCCAGCGGGTGGGCTCGATGTTGCCCGCCGATGTCACGGTGGAAACCGGTGTCCGGCAGGCGGAGCTGGAGTCGCAGCGCTTCCTCGGCGGCTCCGACGTCCTGGCGAGCGTGCTGCTCGCGTTCGGCGCGATCGCGGTCGTCGTCGCGGGGCTCGTCATCGCCAACACGTTCGCGGTCCTGCTCGCCGCGCGTACCCAGGAACTGGCGCTGCTGCGCTGCGTGGGCGCGACGGCCGCGCAGGTCCGGCGCAGTGTGCGGGTCGAGGCGGCCGGTGTCGGCGCGGTGGCGTCGGTGCTCGGTGTCGGCCTGGGTGTCGCCGCCGCCTGGCTGGTGGCGCAGATCGCGACGGCGGCCGACGTGCCGATCCCGTTGCAGGACCTGAGCGTGACGCCGGTGACGGTGCTGGTCGGCCTCGTGGTGGGTATCGCGATGACGATGGTGGCGGCGTCGGCTCCCGGCCGGGCGGCCACGCGGGTGGCACCGCTGGCCGCGCTGCAGCCGCTGGAATCCGCGCCGGAAGCGCTGGTGGTGTCGCGGACCCGGCGGATCGGCGGCGGCCTCGCGCTCGCCGTGGGCGCCGGCATCCTCGGGATCGGTGTCGCGTCCGCTCAGGTGATGATCGCCTGCCTCGGCGGGCTGCTCACGTTCGTGGCGATCGTGATCCTCGGACAGCGGATCATCCCGGCGGTGGTCTCCCGGGTGGGTGCTCTGGTGGCACGTCTGGGCGGCCCGGTGGGCGAGTTGGCGGCGGGCAATGCCGGGCGCAACCCGCGCCGCACCGCGGCGACCGCGACGGCGCTGCTGATCGGTGTCACGCTCACCAGCACCCTCGTCGTCGGGATCGCGGTGACCAAGGCCAGCGCGCCCGGCGCCGTCGACGACCAGTTCCCGGTGGACGTGAGCATCAGCACCGCGGGGTCCGCGGGACTGCCGGCCGATCTGGCCGATCGCGTGCGGGGCCTGGACGGCGTCGCGGCGGTCGCGCCCCTGGGCGCCGCCGACCTCGCCCTGCCGGACGGGCGCACCCTCACGGTCACCGGCGTGGACGTCGCCGCTGTCCGTGCGACGCTGCGCACCGACATCGACCTGCCGGGTCCGCGGCAACTGCTGGTCGGGCCGGACGAGCGCCAGGCGTTCGGCCTCGCGGACGGCGACACGGTGTCGCTCACCGGCAACTCCGGCCGCGCCGAACTGACGGTCGGCAGCGCCGAGTTCGGCACCCCCGTGCTGGCCGACGCGCAGATCCTCGCGGCGCTGTCGTCGCAGGTGACGCAGGACCAGGTGTGGATCCGGCTCGACGACGGAGCCGACAGTCGCGCGGTGCAGGACGAGATCACTTCGCTCGCAGAGCAGTCGGCCCCGGGCAGCGACGTCGGCGGGTCGCTCGTGATGCGCGCGACGCTGGACTCGATCCTCGACACGCTGCTGCTGATCGTCGCCGGCCTGCTGTCGGTGGCGGTGGTGATCGCGCTGATCGGTGTCGGCAACACGATGGCGCTGTCGGTGCTCGAACGCCGCCGCGAGTCCGGGCTGCTGCGGGCGCTGGGCCTGACCCGGTCGGGGCTGCGGTCGCTGCTGCTGTGGGAGGCGCTGCTGATCGCGGGCGTGGCGTCGGCGCTCGGTGTGGCCCTGGGCCTGGTGTTCGGCATCACCGGATCGGCGTCGGTGTTCGGATTCGACGACGTCGTGCTGAACGCGCTGCCGTGGGCGACGCTCGCCGCGATCGTGGTGGGCGGCGGCGCGGCCGGCATGATCGCGGCGCTGCTCCCGGCGCGGCGGGCGGCCGGGACGGCTCCGGTGGCCGCGCTGGCGTGA
- a CDS encoding glycosyltransferase family 2 protein, with amino-acid sequence MSSKLAVVTVTYSPGEHLEHFLSTLADATVENPQVILADNGSTDGAPEAAAAAHDHVRLLRTGGNIGYGGAINRAVAEVDRDIEFVVVVNPDVRWSPGSIDQLLAAAERWPRAGALGPMVREPDGSVYPSARRVPDLVSGAGHAVLGSVWPSNPWTQAYRQENETITERSAGWLSGSCLLLRRAAFDSIDGFDSRYFMYMEDVDLGDRLGKAGWLNIFVPSAEVTHAKGHAAGRHPELMLPAHHQSAYRFQADRHPAWWQAPLRWALRGGLALRSKLAVAAAVRRRSADERREIEIEGKA; translated from the coding sequence GTGAGTTCGAAGCTGGCCGTGGTGACGGTGACCTACTCGCCCGGCGAGCATCTGGAGCATTTCCTGAGCACGCTGGCCGACGCGACTGTCGAGAATCCGCAGGTCATCCTGGCAGACAACGGGTCCACCGACGGTGCACCCGAGGCTGCCGCGGCTGCTCACGATCACGTCCGGCTGCTGCGCACGGGTGGAAACATCGGCTACGGCGGTGCGATCAACCGCGCCGTCGCCGAGGTCGACCGCGACATCGAGTTCGTCGTCGTCGTCAATCCCGACGTGCGCTGGTCGCCGGGTTCCATCGACCAACTTCTGGCCGCGGCGGAGCGGTGGCCGCGGGCCGGTGCCCTCGGCCCGATGGTCCGCGAGCCCGACGGGAGTGTGTATCCGTCGGCGCGGCGGGTGCCCGACCTGGTCTCCGGCGCCGGGCACGCCGTCCTCGGCTCGGTGTGGCCGTCCAACCCGTGGACGCAGGCGTACCGCCAGGAGAACGAGACGATCACCGAGCGCTCGGCGGGCTGGCTGTCGGGCTCGTGCCTGCTGCTGCGCCGGGCCGCCTTCGACTCGATCGACGGATTCGACTCGCGCTACTTCATGTACATGGAGGACGTCGACCTGGGGGACCGGCTCGGCAAGGCGGGCTGGCTCAACATCTTCGTGCCGTCGGCCGAGGTGACCCACGCCAAGGGGCACGCCGCGGGCCGGCATCCCGAGTTGATGCTGCCCGCCCATCATCAGAGCGCCTACCGCTTCCAGGCCGACCGTCATCCTGCGTGGTGGCAGGCACCGCTGCGGTGGGCGCTGCGGGGCGGACTCGCCCTGCGTTCAAAACTCGCGGTCGCGGCTGCCGTTCGTCGGCGCAGCGCCGACGAGCGTCGAGAAATCGAGATTGAGGGGAAAGCATGA
- a CDS encoding ABC transporter ATP-binding protein encodes MRNGDQKVQARALTKTYGDGETAVHALRGVDVDFEAGAFTAIMGPSGSGKSTLMHCLAGLDVATSGTVHVGGTEITSLGDRELTELRRERIGFVFQAFNLLPVLSAEENMLLPMRLAGRAPERGWRDEVVRRLGLTDRLGHRPHELSGGQQQRVAVARALLPQPDVVFADEPTGNLDSRTGAEVLDLLRTSVRETGQTVVMVTHDPVAASYADRVVLIADGSIAGEIDRPTTDSVIETMRSLGADDLNRTR; translated from the coding sequence ATGAGAAATGGTGACCAGAAGGTGCAGGCGCGGGCCCTGACCAAGACGTACGGCGACGGCGAGACCGCGGTCCACGCGCTGCGGGGCGTGGACGTGGACTTCGAGGCCGGCGCCTTCACCGCGATCATGGGTCCGTCCGGCTCGGGCAAGTCGACGCTCATGCACTGCCTGGCCGGGCTCGACGTCGCGACGTCGGGCACGGTGCACGTGGGCGGCACCGAGATCACCTCGCTGGGCGACCGTGAGCTGACCGAGCTGCGCCGGGAGCGGATCGGGTTCGTGTTCCAGGCGTTCAACCTGCTGCCGGTGCTGTCGGCCGAGGAGAACATGCTGCTGCCGATGCGGCTGGCGGGCAGGGCACCCGAACGCGGTTGGCGGGACGAGGTGGTGCGCCGCCTGGGGCTGACCGACCGCCTGGGACATCGCCCCCACGAGCTGTCCGGCGGACAGCAGCAGCGTGTCGCTGTCGCGCGGGCGCTGCTGCCGCAGCCCGACGTCGTCTTCGCCGACGAGCCCACCGGAAACCTCGATTCCCGCACCGGCGCCGAGGTTCTCGACCTGCTACGCACGAGCGTCCGGGAGACCGGGCAGACGGTCGTCATGGTGACGCACGATCCGGTCGCGGCGTCGTACGCCGACCGGGTGGTACTGATCGCCGACGGCAGCATCGCCGGGGAGATCGACCGCCCCACCACCGATTCGGTGATCGAGACGATGCGTTCGCTCGGCGCCGACGACCTGAACCGGACCCGCTGA
- a CDS encoding sugar phosphate nucleotidyltransferase, translated as MTTASATDAVILVGGQGTRLRPLTLSAPKPMLPTAGVPFLTHLLARIKQAGITHVVLGTSFKAEVFEEHFGDGSDLGLEIEYVTEVEPMGTGGGIRNVLPSLRADNIMVFNGDVLGGTDLGAVLDTHHRTNADVTLHLVRVGDPRAFGCVPTDDDGRVKAFLEKTQDPPTDQINAGCYVFRREIIEKIPSDRPVSVEREVFPALLTDGARVFGHVDSSYWRDMGTPDDFVRGSADLVRGIAPSPALDGPRGESLVHPGAGVAPGALLIGGTVVGRGAEVGAGARLDGAVLFDGAQVEAGAVIERSIIGFGARIGPRALVRDAVIGDGADIGARCELISGARVWPGVALPDGGVRFSTDV; from the coding sequence ATGACAACTGCTTCGGCGACCGATGCCGTCATTCTGGTGGGAGGCCAGGGCACCCGACTGCGTCCGCTGACGCTGTCCGCGCCCAAGCCGATGCTCCCCACCGCGGGCGTCCCCTTCCTGACGCACCTGCTCGCTCGCATCAAGCAGGCCGGCATCACGCACGTCGTGCTCGGCACCTCGTTCAAGGCCGAGGTCTTCGAGGAGCACTTCGGCGACGGCAGCGACCTGGGACTCGAGATCGAGTACGTCACCGAGGTCGAGCCGATGGGCACCGGCGGCGGTATCCGCAACGTGCTGCCCAGCCTGCGGGCCGACAACATCATGGTCTTCAACGGCGACGTCCTGGGCGGCACCGATCTGGGCGCCGTCCTCGACACCCACCACCGGACCAACGCGGACGTCACCCTGCACCTCGTGCGGGTCGGCGATCCCCGCGCCTTCGGTTGTGTGCCCACCGACGACGACGGCCGTGTGAAGGCGTTCCTCGAGAAGACGCAGGATCCGCCGACCGACCAGATCAACGCGGGCTGCTACGTGTTCCGCCGCGAGATCATCGAGAAGATCCCGTCGGATCGCCCGGTCTCGGTCGAGCGCGAGGTGTTCCCCGCGCTGCTCACCGACGGGGCGCGCGTGTTCGGTCACGTCGACAGCTCCTACTGGCGCGACATGGGCACCCCCGACGACTTCGTGCGTGGCTCCGCGGATCTGGTGCGCGGCATCGCGCCGTCGCCCGCCCTCGACGGTCCGCGCGGCGAGTCGCTCGTCCACCCCGGCGCCGGTGTGGCGCCCGGCGCGCTGCTGATCGGCGGCACCGTCGTCGGCCGCGGCGCCGAGGTCGGCGCGGGCGCCCGCCTCGACGGCGCGGTGCTGTTCGACGGCGCGCAGGTGGAGGCCGGCGCGGTGATCGAGCGGTCGATCATCGGCTTCGGCGCCCGCATCGGTCCGCGTGCGCTGGTGCGCGACGCGGTGATCGGTGACGGCGCGGACATCGGTGCCCGGTGCGAACTGATCAGCGGTGCCCGGGTGTGGCCCGGCGTCGCGCTCCCGGACGGCGGCGTGCGGTTCAGCACCGACGTGTGA
- a CDS encoding LCP family protein, which translates to MPRLPARVSRIQIAIAIAAVLVLVVTGFAWRSVDSLRSSLATAGGLGLGGGKDGAVDILLVGTDSRTDAHGNPLSQSELAALRAGDEVASNTDTIVLVRVPNDGGSATAISIPRDAYVEVPGIGMSKINAAYGATKEIERQKLIEDGKSDATADKESTQAGREALIKSVAKLTGITVDHYAEIGLLGFVLLTDAVGGVDVCLNAPVDEPLSGAKFPAGEQKLSGSDALSFVRQRHDLPRGDLDRIVRQQVFMASLVQQVLSAKTLTNPSKLNQLTAAVQRSVVLDSDWDIIDFATQLQGLAGGAVKFETVPVVDINAMTDYGESIVQVDPKAVRKYVAGLVGEDPADDAETTTSAVPTTMPDIDVSSITVDVANDSSIGGLAANAATILENKGFGLGNVGNNTGKSVTRTTVFANKSGSKAAQAVSVTLGGLPVETDSSLASGEVRVVLAGDYKSPSGSSSSGAASDGISSAGTSPTPVEPGPPIDAGNKGPRCVN; encoded by the coding sequence GTGCCGAGACTGCCTGCCCGGGTCTCGCGCATCCAGATCGCCATCGCGATTGCGGCGGTCCTCGTGCTCGTGGTCACCGGATTCGCCTGGCGCAGTGTCGATTCGCTGCGGTCGAGCCTCGCCACGGCCGGCGGACTCGGACTGGGTGGAGGCAAGGACGGCGCCGTCGACATCCTCCTCGTGGGTACCGACAGTCGCACCGACGCCCACGGAAATCCCCTCAGTCAATCCGAGCTCGCCGCGCTGCGCGCCGGCGACGAGGTGGCGTCCAACACCGACACGATCGTCCTCGTCCGGGTCCCCAACGACGGCGGTTCCGCCACCGCCATCTCCATCCCCCGCGACGCGTACGTCGAGGTGCCCGGGATCGGGATGTCGAAGATCAACGCGGCCTACGGCGCCACCAAGGAGATCGAACGACAGAAGCTGATCGAGGACGGCAAGTCGGACGCCACGGCCGACAAGGAATCCACCCAAGCCGGCCGCGAGGCGCTCATCAAGTCGGTCGCGAAGCTCACCGGCATCACCGTCGACCACTACGCGGAGATCGGCCTGCTCGGATTCGTTCTGCTCACGGACGCCGTCGGCGGCGTCGACGTGTGCCTCAACGCGCCTGTCGACGAACCGCTCTCGGGTGCCAAGTTCCCGGCCGGCGAGCAGAAGCTGAGCGGCTCCGACGCCCTCAGCTTCGTCCGCCAGCGTCACGACCTGCCCCGCGGTGACCTCGATCGGATCGTCCGGCAGCAGGTGTTCATGGCGTCCCTGGTCCAGCAGGTGCTGAGCGCGAAGACACTCACCAACCCCAGCAAGCTGAACCAGCTGACCGCGGCCGTCCAGCGGTCCGTGGTGCTCGACTCCGACTGGGACATCATCGATTTCGCCACCCAACTGCAGGGCCTCGCGGGCGGCGCCGTCAAGTTCGAGACCGTCCCGGTCGTCGACATCAACGCCATGACCGACTACGGCGAGTCGATCGTCCAGGTCGACCCCAAGGCCGTCCGCAAGTACGTCGCCGGACTCGTCGGCGAGGACCCGGCGGACGACGCCGAGACGACCACCTCGGCGGTCCCGACGACGATGCCCGACATCGACGTCTCCTCCATCACCGTCGACGTCGCCAACGACAGCAGCATCGGTGGCCTCGCCGCGAACGCCGCCACCATCCTCGAGAACAAGGGTTTCGGCCTCGGCAACGTCGGCAACAACACCGGCAAGTCCGTCACGCGAACCACGGTGTTCGCGAACAAGTCCGGTAGCAAGGCCGCGCAGGCCGTCTCCGTGACGCTCGGCGGGCTGCCGGTCGAAACCGACTCCTCCCTCGCGTCGGGCGAGGTCCGCGTCGTCCTCGCCGGTGACTACAAGAGCCCGTCCGGGTCCTCGTCGTCCGGCGCGGCCTCGGACGGCATTTCGAGCGCCGGTACCTCGCCCACCCCCGTCGAACCCGGTCCCCCGATCGACGCGGGGAACAAGGGTCCGCGCTGTGTCAATTGA
- the rfbD gene encoding dTDP-4-dehydrorhamnose reductase → MTTLLVTGARGQLGSQLLRCAESADVPVSAVGSAELDITDRGAVDSWVRPDSVVVNCAAYTAVDAAESDEEAAAAVNEIGVRNLASACARAGARLVHVSTDYVFAGDAHTPYEPDAPTGPRTAYGRTKLAGERAIHEVSPNAQIVRTAWVYTGAGNDFVATMLRLERERDTVQVVNDQTGSPTYSADLAAGLFELARTGVTGATGVTTLHATNTGSATWFDLARAVFAGVGADPERVLPCTSAEFVRPAPRPSYSVLSPTAWAAAGLTPLRPWRDALADALSRLE, encoded by the coding sequence GTGACGACTCTTCTTGTGACGGGCGCGCGGGGACAGCTGGGAAGCCAGTTGCTGCGGTGCGCGGAATCCGCCGACGTCCCCGTATCCGCAGTGGGCTCTGCCGAACTCGACATCACCGATCGCGGTGCCGTGGACTCGTGGGTCCGGCCGGATTCGGTGGTCGTCAACTGCGCGGCGTACACGGCGGTCGACGCGGCCGAGTCCGACGAGGAGGCCGCCGCGGCGGTCAACGAGATCGGGGTGCGGAACCTGGCGTCGGCGTGTGCGCGAGCGGGTGCGCGCCTGGTCCACGTCTCGACCGACTACGTGTTCGCCGGTGACGCGCACACACCGTACGAGCCGGATGCTCCGACCGGTCCGAGGACCGCGTACGGGCGGACCAAGCTCGCCGGCGAGCGGGCGATCCACGAGGTGTCGCCGAACGCGCAGATCGTCCGGACGGCATGGGTGTACACCGGCGCGGGCAACGACTTCGTGGCGACGATGCTGCGGCTCGAACGCGAGCGCGACACCGTCCAGGTCGTGAACGACCAGACGGGCTCGCCCACGTACTCGGCGGATCTGGCGGCCGGGCTGTTCGAACTCGCCCGCACCGGGGTCACGGGTGCGACGGGCGTCACGACGCTGCATGCGACCAACACCGGCTCCGCGACGTGGTTCGACCTGGCCCGCGCGGTGTTCGCCGGGGTCGGCGCCGACCCCGAGCGCGTGTTGCCCTGCACCAGTGCGGAGTTCGTGCGCCCGGCGCCGCGGCCGTCGTACTCGGTGCTCTCGCCGACGGCGTGGGCGGCCGCCGGACTGACGCCGTTGCGACCCTGGCGGGACGCTCTGGCCGACGCGCTGTCGCGGCTCGAGTGA